The genomic segment GGAATTATCCGTGTGGATTATATCATCACCGAAGGAGAGAAGATAAATCTGCTGGAGGTGAACACCACTCCGGGCATGACTGCCACCAGTTTTATCCCGCAGCAGGTGCGCGCGGCAAACTTGGATATAAAAGATGTAATGACAGATATAATAGAAAACCAATTTTAGATATTGACAGTTTGGTGCCAACCGGCTATTAGATGCCCGTTTATTAGTCTTGGAACCGAATGTTGATTGTTTGAAATTTAAAATTGCATATCATGGAATTTGAAGAAATCCGCCCTTATCATGACGAAGAACTGCCTCAGATCTTTGAGGAATTAATTGCTGACCCGGCGTTCCAACAAGTGGCTTGCGCCGTTATGCCGGGTGTCCCTTTTGAAGCTATCGCGCAAAAAATGCGCGCAAGCAAGACCAAGCAGGAGTTTCAGGAGAACCTCTGCTATGGAATCCTGCATAAGTTGGCCAAGGATACCACAGACGGACTGATATTGGAAAGCATGGCTGTGCTGAACAAACAGTCTGCCTATACCTATGTTTCCAATCACAGAGACATCATTCTTGATTCCGGCTTTTTGTCTGTTCTTCTGGTGGAACAGGGACTGGATACCGTAGAAATCGCCATCGGTGATAATCTGCTGATTTATCCTTGGATCAAGAAACTGGTCCGCATCAATAAATGCTTCACCGTACAGCGTGCGCTTACCATGCGCCAGATGCTGGAATCGTCCATTCGCATGTCGCGCTATATGCACTATACCATTGCGGAGAAGAAACAGTCCATCTGGATCGCCCAACGTGAGGGGCGTGCCAAGGACTCCAATGACGTCACACAGGATAGTGTGCTGAAAATGTTGTCAATGGGCGGCGACGGAGATATCATTACCAACCTTCAGGAACTGAACATCGTTCCGCTTTCCATTTCGTATGAATACGATCCTTGTGATTTCCTGAAGGCGCAGGAATTCCAGTTGAAGCGCGACATTCCTGATTTCAAGAAAACTACGGATGATGACCTGCTGAATATGCAGACCGGGCTTCTGGGATATAAAGGGCGTGTATGTTTCCGCATGGCATCCTGTATTAATGAGGATCTGGCCAAACTGGACAGGACATTGCCTAAACCGGAACTGTTTGTGGCTATATCTGCCTTGATTGATAAGCGTATTCATGCCAACTATCGTATTTTTGCCAATAATTATGTGGCTCACGACCTGTTGTATAATGCGGAGGAATTTGCCGACCATTATACGGCGGAGGATAGGAAACGCTTTACAAGTTATATTGACACCCAGTTGGAACGTATCACGATTCCCAATAAGGATGTGGACTTCCTGCGTGAGAAGTTGCTGCTGATGTATGCCAACCCGTTGACAAACCATCTGGTTGCGACTAAATAAGAAGTCATTGGCGGTTTTTATGGTAGTAGTGAAGGAGGGAGTCTTAATCGCGTGGAACGAGTGAATGTGAAAAGATACTGTCGTGGATTGTTGGTTGCCGTATTGGCCTGCTTGTTGGCGGCATGCGGTGATGACTATTATTATCCTTCTGTGCGGCAGGATTTCCTGACTGCATTTTCCGGTGCGGACGGAAGGCTGGAGACGGTGCTCACCGATGAAGGCGAGACCTTTCGGGTTGTTGAGGATGCGTCCGGCATGCGTGTTGGTGTGGATGCCGCTATCCGTATAGTGGCCAATTATGAGACATTGACAACTGACGATAAAGTTGCAGGCGTTAAACTGTATGCTTTATTGCAGGCGATTTCTCCTGTCCCTTTAGCGGCTGATGAGTTTGAAGAGGGCGTGAAGACGGAGCCTTCGGAGGTGCAGAGCATTTGGTTGGGGCATGATTATCTGAATATAATCTTGAAAGTAAAGCAGCAAGGGAAACATCTTTTTCATTTTGTGGAGGATGAGGTTTCTGTGGATGAAGCGAGTGGGCGTGCCAAAGTGCGGCTGACTTTGTTCCATGATGTGACCAGTGCCACGCAAGATTATAGCAAACGCGCTTATCTGTCTGTCCCCTTAAAGCAGTATATGATTGACGGTGTGCAGGGAGTGGATGTCTTTTTTAGTGTTTATACTTACTCCGGCCGCCTCAAAACCTATATTTTGGATGAAACAGGGCTCCATGTGGAGGAGTGATTCTATTTCTATACATTATATATAAGAGGATAGGCCATCGGAGTTTTGGCATATCCTCTTTTCTTTTTTAAAGGTTGTTGTGGTGGCAGGGATCGGCAATGGTCAGCTCAATACCCATCTCCTCTATGCGTAGGGCGGTGGAGGGGGGGATTTTGGAGTCGGTGATGATATGGTCGATGTCTTCCATATCGGCTATTTTGCTGAAGCCGCGCCGTCCGAACTTGGAGGAGTCTGCCAGCACAATTGTTTTTTGTGCGGTTTGCATCATCACGCGGTTGAGGCTTGCTTCCATCATATTGGTGGTGGTGATGCCGAAGTCGAGGTCAATGCCGTCCACACCGATGAATAATTTGCTGCACGAGAAGTCTGCCAGTATGTTTTCCGCATATTTCCCCACAACGGAGAGGCTGCTGTGCCGTAGAATTCCGCCAAGCTGGATGATGCATATGTTTTTCTCGCTTGCCAAGATGTTTGAGACCTCCATGGAAGCGGTGATGACGGTCAGCTCGTCTGCCGGAGCTATGCTGCGTGCAAGCGCGTGCATGGTTGTGCCCGACGCTATCAGGATGGAATCCTTGGGGGCGATTAGGTTGGCGGCTTTCATTCCTATCAGCCGCTTTTCCTCAACATATAATTTTTCTTTCTCGCTGACGTTCCGATTGTCGATATAAGGGTCTATCAGGATTGCCTTTCCATGATTCCGATACAGTTTCTTTTCTCTTTCGAGATCGGTCAAATCCTTTCGTATCGTAACTGACGAAACGTTGAGATGCGTAGCTAAATCTGTTACTAAAATAGAATCGTGTTGCATTAATAGCTCTAATATGAGAGCCTGCCTTTCTTCTTTTGTCATAATCGGTCTGGAAATTGTATTTTATGCGCTAATATACTTGAAAAAAATAGTATAAAGAAACTCTCAATGCTAAGAAATGGTAAAACGTCCGTTTGGTAGTGCTTTCTTTTGAAATGTAAGCTGAATCGGAGCTTTTTGGGACGAAACTTCTCGTTTGAAGAGTTTTTTTCTGGTTTTTAGCAAAAAAATAAAGAAAAAGTTTCGCTATTATAAAAATAGAATTTATATTTGTTGCGAAATGAAACCTGAGTTGTTTTGGTAAGAAAGAAAAGTGACTGTTGCATGGATCTTGAATCCCAAACAATATTAACTAATATTATAAGAGGCATGGTACTTAATAGCGGAACTAACGAATTTGATATCATTATTATTGGTGGAGGTGCAACCGGAGCCGGTACGGCAAGAGACTGTTCCTTGCGTGGAATGCGTGTCTTGCTTGTGGAGCGCTTCGATTTTGCCGCCGGTGCTACCGGGCGCAATCATGGATTGCTTCATAGTGGCGCCCGTTACGCGGTGACTGATAGAGAATCGGCCGCTGAATGTATTAAAGAGAATATGATTCTTCGGAAGATAGCACGTCATTGCGTGG from the Bacteroides eggerthii genome contains:
- a CDS encoding 1-acyl-sn-glycerol-3-phosphate acyltransferase, with protein sequence MEFEEIRPYHDEELPQIFEELIADPAFQQVACAVMPGVPFEAIAQKMRASKTKQEFQENLCYGILHKLAKDTTDGLILESMAVLNKQSAYTYVSNHRDIILDSGFLSVLLVEQGLDTVEIAIGDNLLIYPWIKKLVRINKCFTVQRALTMRQMLESSIRMSRYMHYTIAEKKQSIWIAQREGRAKDSNDVTQDSVLKMLSMGGDGDIITNLQELNIVPLSISYEYDPCDFLKAQEFQLKRDIPDFKKTTDDDLLNMQTGLLGYKGRVCFRMASCINEDLAKLDRTLPKPELFVAISALIDKRIHANYRIFANNYVAHDLLYNAEEFADHYTAEDRKRFTSYIDTQLERITIPNKDVDFLREKLLLMYANPLTNHLVATK
- a CDS encoding DeoR/GlpR family DNA-binding transcription regulator translates to MTKEERQALILELLMQHDSILVTDLATHLNVSSVTIRKDLTDLEREKKLYRNHGKAILIDPYIDNRNVSEKEKLYVEEKRLIGMKAANLIAPKDSILIASGTTMHALARSIAPADELTVITASMEVSNILASEKNICIIQLGGILRHSSLSVVGKYAENILADFSCSKLFIGVDGIDLDFGITTTNMMEASLNRVMMQTAQKTIVLADSSKFGRRGFSKIADMEDIDHIITDSKIPPSTALRIEEMGIELTIADPCHHNNL